From the Primulina huaijiensis isolate GDHJ02 unplaced genomic scaffold, ASM1229523v2 scaffold11357, whole genome shotgun sequence genome, the window gagattttgtatttaatatttcatgaaatctgataaataaaatttttgtattgaatatttATGATAGAAGAGTTGTCGTACAATTTTCGTTGTACCTTTAGTATTACTCTTCGtcgatttattgatttttagggCTAATTACATTTACAATCATCTATATTTgtggtatttaaaaaaaacattaaatttaGAATTCTGTGAAAAGTAatctgtattattttttatttgcagAGGTACTGGTGGAGtgtaattaatattataaaatattatttttattttttatttttcataaatctcATGAGAGACATgtctaatatttaaataaagtttgatactTTTTGTTGATACGATAAACTTCACAAGAAGCAGACATAATAAAcctttttttaatcattaatgGATGCCTCTTTTTCTGGCCAAATATTGAAGATTACGTGAAGACCTCGAAGTTTGAGAAagtaaattgcaaaaaaaaataacagtACAAATTAAACTTTTATAGAAACTTAGAAATAGAATGATTATtggttaaaaatatatttatattatattattaagtttgagatttTAGAGTAATTACGTTAgaggacaccaaaatatttcattCCAAGACTTGCAATTAGTATTGCATGATCTGCATGTCGAGGATATGGAGATAAGTGAGCATTCACTACGAGAATTGAGAAACCACCTCTCGTGGAaggatttaaaaaattatttcgaaCATAAGcgaaattatgcataaaaaaatgattattaagTGTTTTTTTATTGGATATACCAACAATAACGGTGATTATCAAAATTGTATGAACCAAATGAAAAAGTGTCCAAACCAATTGTTTTGTAAATATAAAAGTGTCTGAACCAAATGAAATTATGCAcaaaaaatgattaattgttttttattgGATATACGTATAATTAGAAGTTTGATGTACATCACAAATTGTACACATCAGGATATTGCTCGCAAGGTCAACAAACTAATAacatttatatgatatatatatacattattattaAAAGGCTATTGTGATGCAAAATGCATATGTGACACGAAAGATTTTAAATccacaaacaaataaatatgcCACACTCGTCTTAGACATATTACATTAAGCATTTGATCTCTAGTAAAGTCATCTTAGTCGACaatgttaaattaaaagatAATTTTATGACCTATTGACAAAGGTTcggatataaatcaaatatactaCTGCTCATTAAGATGAATAAGGCTAAAAATTTACAGATAAAACATTCATAGCAGTAGCTCAACCTTGCTGATTGAAGATCTCAAGATCTTGATTCAATTGGACAACTAAGTTATGAAAGTTGTTGTTATCGCAATTGCGACGAACTATGTAACGAAGTTCATTTTCCATTCCTAAGATTAAAACGTATTGCTACTATATGTAGTTAggttatattaaaattttcatgattcCATACTTGAAAAATTCGAGTATGTAATGATAGTTGTTATAGAGGTCACCTATGTAAGTGTGAAGACGAACCGTTTCAATGAAACACTTAGCAATCCAAGACAATGTCCATGACAAAAATTAAACAACCATGAGAACTATAAACATGTGAGAATGATTATTGTGTGTGTATCATTGTATTGCTTGACACAACGACTGAGTAGTTCAAGAAATCACGTTCATTAATCAGCTAGTAACTCCAATGATATTATACTACGGAATGTTCAAATCCACGAGCTACCTCTCTTGATGCAATGATCTTTCGATTGAATTTTCTAAGAGTCTGCtatacatacatgcattaaTTTCTATctatgtgggggattgttgggAAAAATGGGTTTGAGACTCATTAACATTCGAAAAATTAATCGAGTGTGATTCATTCGTTAAAAtccaaaattgatttgaaaattggAATCTATATTTTGAGTAGATATTTTTGGAATATTAATTTGCTAAAAATCGATTTGTGGTAAatgagaaattaattatttaatgttgGCAACAAAGCCCGTTAAGGTTTTACTGAGAAATGCCCCTTTTATGACTTCCACGTCTTCCTAATATATCATTTTATGTGTTATGTTATGGTTAGTTCAAGTCAAGCCATACCAAGCTAAGTCAACCAAAAGTGAGTGAGGTGCAAGACACGAACCGAGCCTATGCCTCCATACGAACGTAAAAGGTGCATCGATGGCTCACTTCGCACGTATACGTCCTCGCGAGGAGCAATGaagatattttaattatacGGAAAATGAGTTTGATGATGTGGCACATGGTTCAAGTCATTGTACACGTGGGCATGTGATTGGGCGCCACTAGAACGTGGAGGCGGTTGAGAGCCGTTGGATGCAATTGGACACGTGATATTGAAATGGTGTGATGATTGATGATCATGATCATTGCTTGGCGATCGGGTACATGCAATAGTTGTGCTCCATCATAAGAGTGCAATCTAGACCTCTAGATCTGATATAATGTCTCTGATCGAGGGATGCCTTGAATAAATGTGATAATCCAATATGGGTGCGATCTAGATCATTGACTTGGAGATGGACACACCCGATTCAATATCTTGAAATGATACGCGATCCAATGGATGTGACCTATATCATATGAGATGAATACGACGAATCAGATCGAATCTCATCACATCGACACAATTATTCGCAGAAAGGTCCCTCCAACTATTGAAACATTATATATACTCTATATCATAATAGAATGATGTTAGACAATCATaaactaaaaaatattgatattttcatcaagttcatattgcatttatttttttcgtttttcatacgagaaagttttaaaaatatttttacaaagtCACCCGATTTTGTAATTTGAAGTGCTCATATTACAAAACGAAAATCGTTGTATTTTGTCATATACCATCAACATCGTGTGAGACAAAAATCGTCTTAAAGACActgaataaaattataacatCGATTTTACGTACTGTTGTAATATCAGATATTGTTGCAAAGTAACTGCCACAACCTTAAGCCTTTGTCAGTTTGCACCTCATAAAGTACCAACACAATCGACACTTGAAATGTTATTATCCAAACTCGAGAGCACAAAACAcctaatttcaaaatatttgaaaaacgAACAAAAACTATAGCCTGCGTAAACTGTTGGAATTACATTTTGTTAGTCTGAAGTCGCGTGAAGCAAATGCGACCTCTAAAGGCGTAGGCCGCGACGATGCTCCCCTCCCCTCACATCTCCAAGAGGAAGAATCAGAGTCGGTAGGTAGATAGATAAATCTTGAAATCCTCATCTAACCCATTTACACAGATAAACTGAACAATGTATATTTCACCATGAAAACCTAGAAAGTTTACTGTTTTAGTCGATTTTAATCGGCCACCTTTCAATCCTTATTTGCATTTTTCTGGAATTTTTTTTGCAGAACAGCCGTTATTCCACACGTCCAGCGTAATTTTCTTTCATCAGGTACATGGGTGTACTatatttctgtttttttttataaatttcaaagtATTGTTTGGATTTTCTGCTTGTTTGGGTGTGAGATTTGTCTGGATTTAATTGATAGCAGACTCATTTTGACCTTTATTACTATAAATGAGGGGTCTTGGTTTGGGTAGATTGATTCATCCttcttttcaaacttattttgTTGGGTTTGTTGATGAATTCGAAGTTTTTTTGAGGGAGGTGGGATGTCGAGTAATAACTGGGGATGGGGGCTTTTCTTAATGTCGTAGTTGGTAATGATGGCTTGAATCTGATTGCAGAGTAAGATTTGTTGGCttcctctttttctttctttgttcGCCTcatcttttgttttatttattaggGTTTGAAATCTATGATTCGTTGATGTTTTGAAAGTAGTGGGATTGACATAGTTGGTCTCAAGATTTGTTATATGGCTCATGTCAGCAAAAGGAAAAACAATATAATACTGCTTTAGGGGTTTGCATTTTCGTTTGCCTCATTTAGAGGGTTCTTCCATGGGCTTTTGAGGGATTCTTTAGCTTTATAGACTGGTTGACTTTGTGTGATTAGTTGGAATTTGggatttaattctttaatttctAATTTCTTATTAGTGAAGCCATATTGTTATTGATTCAAGCCTGCTTGGATGTGTCAGTATGGAAGACTGGTATTGTTGTTGAGGTTGACCATAGGTCTGTAACAAGTAACTGAGGTGAGACTAAAAAGACGGCCGCCTCAGACCGGGGATCTCAAAAAAACTATATAGTTGGTAATGATATTTCATTCAGTTAGTGTCAATGAAAaaccaaaagaattatttatcCCGCTAAGCTCAacaattttaaagataaaaggATTTCATTGTTCATTGTCTCCTTCAATTTCATCGTCAAACTATACAAAGAAAATTCATCGTTCATAGTCTCctttaatttgattttgatcTCACAGTAAACTGTGATTGAGGTGattgaatttaataattatattttacttttaatttttaaattttttattaagaatTCCCAAAGGAATCTTCTTGTTTGCAAATTTCAACGTGTCTATGTTGAGTTCTAGATTATGCTCccaacaaataattatttttcacatATTTAGACTTTTCGTTTGTATTTGATTAGGAAATAATAGCTGCTTTAAAAATGTATAACTTTGTTGTTCAAGGCATGATGCACTAATTGGTTACTTCTGCTATCAATTAATCTAATTTCATCAATTAAATGAATGCtaaaataatacaaatgaaacatatatatttacGTAGAAACTAATATCCAAATGCATTCCAGATTTTCAAGTTATATAATTTATAGTTATAATAtgtagaatttatttttttaaatataattagaaaTCATCGACACCAAAGCATTTGAAAAACTCttattaatgaaaaaatgaTTACATGTGATTTGAGGAGCCCACTCTTTAAATTCAACTCAAGCTCCCGAAATCTCAGGTAGAACACTTGACCGGATGAAATGCTACTATTTTCAGAGTTTGCCTGGATCTTGGGCTGTAAGATATTTTGGGTACAGTAGTGTATTATCAGTTTTGTACCTGGTAATTTATGGTGATCTCAATAACGTGGAAGACCTAGGCATTGGTTGCTAGAAGTGTATGGGGATTGGGTTTTGCATCTGAACATGGAATTTTTGTGTATGTGTACCTGCACGCTCATGTCACTCTGGAAATTTGTTTCATCCCATCGTttattaagaatttttttattcacaatGAGTACTTTTACTAAATTTGTTTAATAGTTGTCTTTATCTTCTAATAGCTTTTTATCAGAAACTGGTATCTTTTTCAAGGAGTTGGATATTTTCGACTGTATAAAACTATTAGATTAATTTTGTATTGATGAATGACAAGTTTCGCTACTCAAtaatgtgataatttttttatcctTTTATTTTGGCTCTCTATCATTAGTTTATTTGTAAAGGATATCATGAGATTATGTTTTTAGATGAATGCCAATGCCAGCCAATCTTTCCTCTAGTAATGGTGGATAAATGGCTGTTGTTTAATGCCCTTCCTTTTGACGCAGGAATATACCCGTGAGTATTTTTGTTGGCTTTaaattgttttcatttcaatGACAGAGGCTGATAGTGAAATTGTCAAACCCGAGGTATGTTTTACATTTCTTTTTTCGCTCATCTGATGTTTCTTTCTTCTCACATTTTGAATACATTTATTTGATTTGCCTTTTCTTTTGTGTTTATGTATGGTAATATAAAATGTCTTTACCTTCATTGCATTGCTCATTCATTGGAGGAAATGATTAGTCAAGTTACTTTATTGCGAAACCTTAGTTACAGTATGATTATGTTGTCTCCTGTTACTTTCTAATTTTTGCTTATTTTGATTACTTATTGGTTCACCCTAGCAGATGCTGAAGGCTTGTGTGTGGCTTCGAACTTCTGATGATTCGATACAGCAAGTGGAGCAAGAGGTTGCCATGCTTTGTCCATTCATTTGTCATGAAATCCACTCTGGCATGGGATCTTCTAAGAATTATCCCATTTCTCTTCCTTCACGGGTTAATCCTGGCATGCTGAGGTTAATACTTGACTATTGCCACTTTCATCAAGTACCAGGCCACTCTAACAAGGTTACCACATGTTTGAGTACCTTACActctttctaatttttttatttttacttgattTACGTAGGAAAGTCTTTTAGGTGTTCGTATCATCAGGCGCAGGGAAATAAATTCgtgacttcttcttctttgatgCAGGAGAGGAAGTCCTTTGACGAGAAGTTTGTTCGAATGGATACTAAAAGGCTGTGCGAGTTGACATCTGCAGCTGACAGCCTGCAATTAAAACCTCTGGTCGACCTCACCAGCCGAGCACTTGCACGGGTGATTGAAGGGAAGACTCCTGAACAGATACGCGAGATATTTCATCTTCCTGACGATCTCACTGAGGTGTCTTTTCATTTCAAGCAGTTACAATCTTAATTTCCGTTTGCTTCCTGGGGGAGAATATATGTGTACATGTTCGCAGTCTTATATAAACTTGTTGCATTGGTTAGGAAGAGAAGTTGGAGCCTATAAAAAACACCATGGATGATCCAAGGATTCGGCTATTGAATAGATTGTATGCTAGAAAGagaaaagaattaaaagaaagGGAGGAGAGACTAAAGGTGATAACGACCTTACATTGTGGATTATTGTTGCTAACTTAttgcttttttaaaatttgtgtgcTTTTGAATGGAGATTATCCAAATCCAAATAGAATAAGCTTCTTTGAAGTATTCGAGCTGTGACTTAGTAAATGGGTTTGAATCTTTTCTGTAGAATGTCGAGGTAGAAGAGGAGCATGCAGATGAGCGTTCAGTTGATGATCTATTGTCATTCATTAATGGAGACGGTGAAGGTAGTTATCATCGGCTTTATTTCTTTCTGCATCAATTGATGCCTTTAAATTCACAATTCCTGAATAAGTTGGGTTGATGTCTGTTGTCCTAGATATGAACAAAAAAGCTATATGTGGCTCCCTGTATTattgattaagattttgaagTCTTATATAATTAATCACTGTTTCCAGAGTAATTGTATTTTGGTTTGTAGGATGTGTATAGTTTGGTAACTTTTGTAtgtaaatatatgtattaaaaaTGATTCACAATTAACACAAGCAGTTTGCCTGTGTTCCAGAGTGCCAGAGCTAGCGCTGACCGctgtaataaaaaaatctagGTGGTTGTTTGTATTGCAACTCTACCCATGTTCCATCAATGTTCTATAAGCTACCCAGTTCTTTTTGTCA encodes:
- the LOC140965585 gene encoding SKP1-like protein 21 isoform X2, yielding MTEADSEIVKPEMLKACVWLRTSDDSIQQVEQEVAMLCPFICHEIHSGMGSSKNYPISLPSRVNPGMLRLILDYCHFHQVPGHSNKERKSFDEKFVRMDTKRLCELTSAADSLQLKPLVDLTSRALARVIEGKTPEQIREIFHLPDDLTEEEKLEPIKNTMDDPRIRLLNRLYARKRKELKEREERLKNVEVEEEHADERSVDDLLSFINGDGEDCKGSRNSKHKKKNRRRKELQKSASVNCTRTSSSTSFTSNAADVNDTDSHELNSACRNPMSHSDSLPTHFNATKLRDIEEDRSSPDIEFDDCDIDDDIDPALKEKIDREVEDFARRLNSDWPERMQQILSLGQERIPLPLAINGNGSLRRFTSLDRFPR
- the LOC140965585 gene encoding SKP1-like protein 21 isoform X1, whose product is MTEADSEIVKPEQMLKACVWLRTSDDSIQQVEQEVAMLCPFICHEIHSGMGSSKNYPISLPSRVNPGMLRLILDYCHFHQVPGHSNKERKSFDEKFVRMDTKRLCELTSAADSLQLKPLVDLTSRALARVIEGKTPEQIREIFHLPDDLTEEEKLEPIKNTMDDPRIRLLNRLYARKRKELKEREERLKNVEVEEEHADERSVDDLLSFINGDGEDCKGSRNSKHKKKNRRRKELQKSASVNCTRTSSSTSFTSNAADVNDTDSHELNSACRNPMSHSDSLPTHFNATKLRDIEEDRSSPDIEFDDCDIDDDIDPALKEKIDREVEDFARRLNSDWPERMQQILSLGQERIPLPLAINGNGSLRRFTSLDRFPR